From Thermus brockianus, the proteins below share one genomic window:
- a CDS encoding dockerin type I repeat-containing protein, with the protein MRGLLVEVTFDPAALRYVGVEGAYGVEAFAQGGRVRAVAVAPQAPSGPLLALTFEVLRPGARPAVQVVETFPAEGSVRQTWKAGSLQPQALVSPQSAVSGIGQNDADPRFVQNPLGDLNGSGAVSLADGVLLTDILAGNVANPTPYQRYHGDLNSSGTLTSQDLALLLRKIVNPTLEPNLELAPQDISLSPGAHTYLLLNNSGNGTLPNVSCTHPQGITLSDETPQGASGKAYKVEAQGNTLEGSIQCQAGSAGTRTARVHAPYPNFRLELSAPSTTTIPGGTANLGFTLTPENGFTGNVTLSLLDAPPGVSLQSQSTVTLNGPFFGNLTLAVSGSVAPSTYTLRLRAESGTLSQEKAFALVVQEAPGFEFHLGQSALTQPVGGSGNLQAFFFPYGGFGGNVSLALTDADGNPAPLTLTPNSVTLPASNPVTLSVNASGAQAGVYNLLVRASGGSLTRTQPLTVTLYDFSVNAGDLTLAQGASGTLNVTLNRTHFAGPITLSLNGSVLGSGNDKVSYSFAENPTTGNSVALTLNVGPNVAQGDYTLTLQASGGDLSRSHTFTLRVTAADKALQPTLLSRTGNTYTVGVNLVGTTEAYRGAQFSVTLPAGFTLNASTGTLTQGCLLDFSPVSTNPNRWNVVLVCNTSFSGPGQLALLTVAGTAGGNLTVGDVVLVRPDYTEDPSASGGSLTLAP; encoded by the coding sequence GTGCGGGGCCTTTTGGTGGAGGTCACCTTTGACCCCGCCGCTTTGCGCTACGTAGGGGTGGAAGGGGCCTACGGGGTGGAGGCCTTCGCCCAAGGCGGAAGGGTCCGCGCGGTTGCCGTGGCCCCCCAAGCGCCCTCGGGCCCCCTTCTCGCGCTTACCTTTGAGGTGCTCCGGCCGGGGGCGAGGCCCGCGGTACAGGTGGTGGAAACCTTCCCTGCGGAGGGAAGCGTAAGGCAGACCTGGAAGGCAGGCAGCCTCCAGCCGCAGGCTCTGGTCTCACCCCAGTCCGCTGTTTCAGGAATCGGCCAAAACGACGCCGACCCTAGATTTGTGCAGAACCCCCTGGGTGACCTAAACGGAAGCGGCGCCGTGAGCCTAGCGGACGGTGTCCTCCTCACAGACATCCTCGCCGGCAACGTGGCAAACCCCACCCCCTACCAGCGCTACCACGGGGACCTCAACTCCAGCGGCACGTTGACTAGCCAGGACCTTGCCCTTCTCTTGAGGAAGATTGTCAACCCCACCTTGGAGCCCAACCTGGAGCTTGCACCCCAGGACATCTCCCTAAGCCCCGGTGCCCACACCTACCTCCTCCTCAACAACTCTGGGAACGGAACGCTTCCCAACGTGTCCTGCACCCATCCCCAAGGGATTACGCTTTCGGACGAGACGCCCCAAGGAGCTTCGGGCAAGGCCTATAAGGTGGAAGCCCAGGGAAACACCCTGGAAGGGAGCATCCAGTGCCAAGCGGGTAGCGCCGGCACCCGCACCGCCCGGGTGCACGCCCCTTACCCGAACTTCCGCCTAGAGCTTAGCGCCCCGAGCACCACCACCATCCCGGGGGGGACAGCCAACCTGGGCTTTACCCTTACCCCGGAAAACGGCTTCACGGGGAACGTAACGCTAAGCCTCCTAGACGCTCCTCCTGGGGTGAGCCTGCAAAGCCAGAGCACCGTAACGCTCAACGGCCCCTTCTTCGGAAACCTCACCCTCGCTGTAAGCGGCTCGGTAGCGCCTAGCACCTACACCCTCCGCCTGAGGGCGGAAAGCGGAACCCTCTCCCAGGAAAAGGCCTTTGCCCTAGTGGTGCAAGAGGCGCCCGGGTTTGAGTTCCACCTGGGCCAAAGCGCCCTTACCCAGCCTGTGGGCGGATCAGGAAACCTCCAAGCCTTCTTCTTCCCCTATGGCGGCTTCGGTGGGAACGTGAGCCTTGCCCTCACCGATGCCGACGGCAACCCTGCGCCCCTCACCCTAACCCCCAACAGTGTCACCTTGCCCGCCAGCAACCCGGTGACCCTGAGCGTAAACGCTTCCGGCGCCCAAGCGGGGGTCTACAACCTCCTGGTGCGGGCAAGCGGGGGTAGCCTCACCCGCACACAGCCCCTTACCGTCACCCTCTACGACTTCTCCGTGAACGCAGGAGACCTCACCCTGGCACAAGGTGCCTCGGGCACCCTAAACGTCACCCTCAACCGCACCCACTTCGCCGGGCCCATCACCCTGAGCCTAAACGGAAGCGTCCTCGGAAGCGGAAACGACAAGGTGTCCTATAGCTTCGCGGAAAACCCCACTACCGGGAACAGCGTGGCGCTCACGTTGAACGTGGGCCCCAACGTGGCCCAAGGCGACTACACCCTAACCCTCCAGGCCAGCGGCGGTGACCTGAGCCGAAGCCACACCTTCACCCTCAGGGTCACCGCAGCGGACAAAGCCCTGCAACCGACCCTCCTAAGCCGCACGGGCAACACCTACACCGTGGGCGTGAACCTCGTGGGCACCACCGAAGCCTACCGCGGCGCCCAGTTCAGCGTGACCCTGCCTGCGGGCTTTACCCTGAACGCAAGCACGGGTACCCTCACCCAAGGCTGCCTACTGGACTTTTCCCCAGTTTCTACCAACCCCAACCGGTGGAATGTGGTCCTGGTATGCAACACCTCCTTCAGCGGTCCCGGCCAACTTGCCCTCCTCACCGTAGCGGGCACGGCAGGGGGTAACTTGACCGTGGGCGACGTGGTGCTCGTGAGGCCGGATTACACGGAGGACCCCTCGGCGAGCGGAGGAAGCCTCACGTTGGCGCCCTAG
- a CDS encoding sugar-binding protein, with protein MRRILVTLLALGGIGLAQEVVVAQALPRPPGPWGAGFYPGLPTYTLQLTTVYPPETARFPGTFQVAYDDQALYLAARLRQETPPKAERQADDPEWWQDDTLEVFLRPHAFDEEAPDLHLAVNPKGVRFERYTTPLAFEARTGTFPGGWWAELRIPFGEALPPPPTGRPLATQGGPRPPGSRGVHPLAPGG; from the coding sequence ATGCGCAGAATTCTCGTAACCCTACTGGCCTTGGGGGGAATAGGCCTGGCCCAAGAGGTGGTGGTGGCGCAGGCCCTTCCCCGACCCCCAGGCCCCTGGGGCGCAGGCTTCTACCCAGGACTTCCCACCTATACCCTCCAGCTCACCACGGTGTATCCCCCCGAAACCGCCCGCTTCCCCGGCACCTTCCAAGTGGCCTACGATGACCAGGCCCTTTATCTGGCAGCCCGGCTTCGCCAGGAAACGCCTCCCAAGGCGGAGCGCCAAGCCGACGACCCGGAGTGGTGGCAGGACGATACCCTGGAGGTTTTTCTGCGTCCCCACGCCTTTGACGAGGAGGCCCCCGACCTGCACCTGGCGGTGAACCCCAAAGGGGTCCGCTTTGAGCGGTACACGACCCCCCTCGCCTTTGAGGCCAGGACCGGAACCTTCCCCGGGGGATGGTGGGCGGAACTCCGCATCCCCTTTGGCGAGGCCCTTCCTCCCCCCCCAACGGGGCGACCTTTGGCAACTCAAGGTGGGCCGCGGCCACCCGGCAGCCGGGGAGTACACCCTTTGGCCCCTGGGGGGTAG
- a CDS encoding ABC transporter permease: MRSPSLLLGSLLVGLFLLLALASFLYPVDPNAPDFLRRLSPPCPEHPLGTDPLGRDLLARLLHGAKNALWVGSIAVGVGFGLGVTLGLWAGYLGGLVDGALSLLMEALYALPGLLLALLFAALLGPGALSSMLAVGLSMVPAFFRVARAGAMGLRNAPFVEAALALGASRGRILRHHLLPNLLGPLLVQASLAFAAALLAEAALSYLGLGVQPPAPSLGRMLREAQSFLPLSPYPALVPGLALSLAVLGFNFLGDGLRDRLDPRR; the protein is encoded by the coding sequence ATGCGTAGCCCAAGCCTCCTCCTGGGAAGCCTGCTCGTGGGCCTCTTCCTCCTCCTGGCCCTGGCCTCCTTCCTCTACCCCGTGGACCCCAACGCCCCGGACTTCCTCCGCCGCCTAAGCCCCCCCTGCCCCGAGCACCCCTTGGGCACCGACCCCTTAGGCCGGGACCTCCTGGCGCGGCTCCTCCACGGGGCGAAAAACGCCCTTTGGGTGGGAAGTATCGCCGTGGGGGTGGGGTTTGGCCTGGGGGTGACCCTGGGGCTTTGGGCGGGCTACCTGGGGGGCCTCGTGGACGGGGCCCTGAGCCTCCTCATGGAGGCCCTCTACGCCCTTCCGGGGCTCCTCCTCGCCCTCCTCTTCGCCGCCCTCCTGGGCCCTGGGGCCCTGAGCAGCATGCTGGCCGTGGGGCTTTCCATGGTGCCCGCCTTCTTCCGGGTGGCCCGGGCCGGGGCCATGGGCCTCCGGAACGCCCCCTTCGTGGAGGCGGCCCTGGCCCTGGGGGCCTCGAGGGGGCGCATCCTCCGCCACCACCTCCTCCCCAACCTCCTCGGACCCCTCCTGGTCCAGGCGAGCCTGGCCTTCGCCGCCGCCCTTCTCGCCGAAGCCGCCCTCTCCTACCTGGGCCTCGGCGTCCAGCCCCCCGCTCCAAGCCTCGGCCGGATGCTGCGGGAGGCGCAGAGCTTCCTTCCCCTCTCCCCCTACCCCGCCCTGGTCCCGGGCCTCGCCCTCTCCTTGGCGGTCCTCGGCTTCAACTTCCTGGGGGACGGGCTACGGGATCGGCTTGACCCCCGGCGGTAG
- a CDS encoding ABC transporter permease, whose product MRGFLLRRLLLALFTLWLAATLVFAFLLLLPGDPVQAILGLEASPEARAALERSLGLDKPPLARYLEWLGGVFQGELGVSIRYGKPVAELLGERLPLSLALVLLGLLGSLALALPLALLAVRFPLWDLFLSGLMAFLQSLPTFFLGVVLLYLLAVHLPLLPASGFPGWESPGEALRHLLLPTLTLALSRAALLFRMARASLLEVLSQDYIRTARAKGVPEAWVLRKHALKPASLPLVTLLGLEGGFLLTGAVIVEAVFALPGLGSLALTALEARDYPLLQGLVLAMAFLIVLFNLLVDLLYGLLDPRVEYA is encoded by the coding sequence ATGCGGGGCTTCCTCCTCCGGCGCCTCCTCCTCGCCCTATTCACCCTTTGGCTCGCCGCCACCTTGGTCTTTGCCTTCCTCCTCCTCCTGCCGGGGGACCCGGTGCAGGCCATCCTGGGCCTCGAGGCCTCCCCCGAGGCCCGGGCCGCCCTGGAACGTTCCTTGGGCCTGGACAAGCCCCCCCTCGCCCGCTACCTGGAATGGCTAGGGGGGGTTTTCCAGGGGGAGCTAGGGGTTTCCATCCGCTACGGGAAACCCGTGGCGGAACTCCTGGGGGAAAGGCTTCCCCTCTCCTTGGCCCTGGTCCTCCTGGGGCTTTTGGGTAGCCTGGCCTTGGCCCTGCCCCTCGCCCTCCTCGCCGTGCGCTTTCCCCTTTGGGACCTCTTCTTGAGCGGCCTCATGGCCTTCCTCCAGTCCCTCCCCACCTTTTTCCTGGGGGTGGTCCTCCTCTACCTCCTCGCCGTCCACCTCCCCCTCCTCCCGGCAAGCGGCTTCCCGGGCTGGGAAAGCCCTGGGGAGGCCCTCCGCCACCTCCTCCTCCCCACCCTCACCCTGGCCCTCTCCCGGGCCGCCCTCCTCTTCCGCATGGCCCGGGCGAGCCTCCTGGAGGTCCTCTCCCAGGACTACATCCGCACTGCCCGGGCCAAGGGGGTGCCCGAGGCCTGGGTCCTCCGCAAGCACGCCCTGAAGCCCGCCAGCCTGCCCCTGGTGACCCTTTTGGGCCTCGAGGGGGGCTTCCTCCTCACGGGGGCCGTGATCGTGGAGGCGGTCTTCGCCCTCCCGGGGCTTGGGAGCCTGGCCCTCACCGCCCTCGAGGCCCGCGACTACCCCCTCCTCCAGGGCCTGGTCCTAGCCATGGCCTTTCTCATCGTCCTCTTCAACCTCCTCGTGGACCTCCTCTACGGCCTTCTGGACCCGCGGGTGGAGTATGCGTAG
- a CDS encoding ABC transporter substrate-binding protein, protein MKRTLALLVLGCSLALAQTRGGELRVAILAEPPVLDPTASTSQEIPRMLYDNVLQGLVKFNEKGEIVPALAERWQGSPSSLTWTFYLRRGVRFHDGSPFTAEDVVYKFNRARDPRSGHTHPEYYQDIQSVEAKDPYTVVFRLRQPNQDFLFNLARPDSVIGPEGRVEAQRTHPIGTGPFRFVAWERGVGVRLERFEGYYEPGLPYLDRVFFRFLPDANAQIAALRAGDIHVIGLGVSPENALVLGRDPGFKVVTGFTTTEITVGMNNSRPPFNDPRVRRAIQHAVDKKALVEGVMLGYGTPIGSHRSPGESCYEDLSGHYPYDPARARALLQEAGYGPNNPLRFTFTLAAPYPYERRLGEAIAAQLGQIGVQARLEVVEWATWLSRVFRGADYQMTIIGHSEPHDIGVYANPNYYFRYDSPRFRQLYTQYLRTPDPRRACELMKEMQRLLAQDAVNLWVMNAPYLAAMRREVMGWWTNQPTPSLNVTRVYLAR, encoded by the coding sequence ATGAAGCGCACCTTGGCGCTCCTCGTCCTCGGATGCTCCCTCGCCCTGGCCCAGACCCGGGGCGGGGAGCTTCGGGTAGCCATCCTGGCCGAGCCCCCGGTCCTGGACCCCACCGCCTCCACCAGCCAAGAAATCCCCCGGATGCTCTACGACAACGTCCTCCAGGGCCTGGTGAAGTTCAACGAGAAGGGGGAGATCGTCCCCGCCTTGGCGGAGCGCTGGCAGGGAAGCCCCTCAAGCCTCACCTGGACCTTTTACCTGAGGCGGGGGGTGCGCTTCCACGATGGAAGCCCCTTCACCGCCGAGGACGTGGTCTACAAGTTCAACCGGGCCCGGGACCCGAGGTCCGGCCACACCCACCCCGAGTACTACCAGGACATCCAGAGCGTGGAGGCCAAGGACCCCTACACCGTGGTCTTCCGCCTGCGCCAGCCCAACCAGGACTTCCTCTTCAACCTGGCCCGCCCCGACTCGGTCATCGGCCCCGAGGGGCGGGTGGAGGCGCAACGGACCCACCCCATCGGCACCGGCCCCTTCCGTTTCGTGGCCTGGGAGCGGGGGGTTGGGGTGAGGCTGGAGCGGTTTGAGGGGTATTACGAGCCGGGCCTCCCCTACCTGGACCGGGTTTTCTTCCGCTTCCTGCCCGACGCCAACGCCCAAATCGCCGCCTTAAGGGCCGGGGACATCCACGTGATCGGCCTCGGGGTGAGCCCCGAAAACGCCCTGGTGCTCGGGCGGGACCCGGGCTTCAAGGTGGTGACGGGCTTCACCACCACGGAGATCACCGTGGGCATGAACAACAGCCGCCCCCCCTTCAACGACCCCCGGGTGCGCCGGGCCATCCAGCACGCCGTGGACAAAAAGGCCCTGGTGGAAGGGGTGATGCTCGGCTATGGCACCCCCATCGGGAGCCACCGCTCCCCGGGGGAAAGCTGCTACGAGGACCTTTCCGGCCACTACCCCTACGACCCCGCCCGGGCCCGCGCCCTCCTGCAGGAGGCGGGGTACGGCCCCAACAACCCCTTGCGCTTCACCTTCACCCTGGCCGCCCCCTACCCCTACGAAAGGCGGCTTGGGGAGGCCATCGCCGCCCAACTGGGCCAGATCGGGGTCCAGGCCCGCCTCGAGGTGGTGGAGTGGGCCACCTGGCTTTCCCGGGTCTTCCGGGGGGCGGACTACCAGATGACCATCATCGGCCACTCCGAGCCCCACGACATCGGCGTCTACGCCAACCCGAACTACTACTTCCGCTACGACTCCCCCCGGTTCCGCCAGCTCTACACCCAATACCTCCGCACCCCCGATCCCAGGCGGGCCTGCGAGCTCATGAAGGAGATGCAACGCCTCCTCGCCCAGGACGCCGTGAACCTTTGGGTGATGAACGCCCCCTACCTGGCCGCCATGCGCCGGGAGGTCATGGGCTGGTGGACCAACCAGCCCACCCCGAGCCTCAACGTGACCCGGGTCTACCTGGCGCGCTAG
- a CDS encoding DUF3137 domain-containing protein, with amino-acid sequence MALESAARALEARLAPLERERRRTLRYALALLLATPLWAYFLAFLFQVLHLDSLGQLWVALIALPPAAAFALLSYLRTKLKGKLTRPLAKSLGFAYTPQWGLPWKEAEASGLLPPADRYESEDLLEGEIPPFAFRASDLALYEKVRTKSGTRYRRFFSGALYRLKLPFTFPQEVRIAPQGAGLTPKALTPGNLLLIPLVFLTVGLTGLTRAGDLQAHTLYAFLALAFLLTLPSLYALYRQAPKKRRVILESGAFERLFDVYGDQVEARKLLTPRVQEALVMFRRRLGKPFWAAFGGSEAWFLIRGRNRFEPSLLRPLNQKTLRGYVEAWTRDLMEAKRLLEAVGLDLEARKRGRFGGEDATLGPV; translated from the coding sequence GTGGCCCTGGAAAGCGCAGCCCGGGCCCTCGAGGCCAGGCTCGCCCCCTTGGAGCGGGAACGCCGCCGAACCCTCCGGTACGCCCTCGCCCTTCTCCTGGCTACCCCCCTTTGGGCCTATTTCCTGGCCTTCCTCTTCCAGGTCCTCCATCTGGACAGCCTGGGCCAGCTTTGGGTGGCCTTGATCGCCCTTCCCCCTGCCGCCGCCTTCGCCCTCCTGTCCTACCTGCGCACCAAGCTCAAAGGGAAGCTGACCCGCCCCTTGGCCAAGTCCCTGGGCTTTGCCTACACGCCTCAATGGGGCCTTCCTTGGAAGGAAGCCGAGGCCTCCGGCCTCCTTCCCCCGGCGGACCGGTACGAAAGCGAAGACCTTCTGGAGGGGGAAATCCCGCCCTTCGCCTTTCGCGCGTCGGATCTCGCCCTGTACGAGAAGGTGCGGACCAAAAGCGGCACCCGGTATCGCCGCTTTTTCTCGGGTGCCCTGTACCGGCTAAAGCTCCCCTTCACCTTCCCCCAGGAGGTGCGCATCGCCCCCCAAGGCGCAGGCCTAACACCCAAAGCCCTGACCCCAGGCAACCTTCTCCTGATCCCCTTGGTCTTCCTGACCGTGGGCCTGACGGGATTAACGCGCGCCGGGGACCTCCAGGCCCACACCCTGTATGCGTTTCTCGCCCTCGCCTTCCTCCTTACCCTTCCCTCCCTTTACGCCCTTTACCGGCAAGCGCCCAAGAAGAGGCGGGTCATCCTGGAGTCCGGCGCCTTTGAGCGCCTCTTTGACGTGTACGGCGACCAGGTTGAGGCCAGGAAGCTCCTTACCCCGAGGGTGCAGGAAGCCTTGGTGATGTTCCGGCGGCGCCTCGGCAAGCCCTTCTGGGCGGCCTTCGGGGGAAGCGAGGCCTGGTTTCTCATCCGCGGGAGAAACCGCTTTGAGCCGAGCCTCCTCCGACCCCTGAACCAAAAGACGCTTCGGGGGTACGTGGAGGCCTGGACCCGCGACCTCATGGAGGCGAAGCGGCTTCTGGAGGCGGTGGGGCTGGACCTCGAGGCCAGGAAGCGGGGCCGCTTTGGCGGCGAGGACGCCACCTTAGGGCCCGTGTGA
- a CDS encoding DUF3137 domain-containing protein: MEREEILASLEAKLAPLEAKRKRELLLAGALLLLTPFWAYLLLEAFQAMGARGLGSLWALLVAIPPGLALWRLGVLRSTLKWELTKPLAEALGFTYLPALGLPQAEAEASGLLPRADRYEGEDLLEGRVGPFAFRSGDLALYRKVRTKNGTRYQRFFSGTLYRFALPFAFPQEIRLAPQGAGVRAGGASPALVLGFLAVFWGLLIAGLLFAEGEREGLPLVVGGFALLSLPFLLYGLIYGLSLWKPGAGPKERVVLESGAFERLFDAYGDQIEARKLLTPRVQEALVEFRQALGKPFWAAFRENEAWILVQGRNRFEPNLFRPLNQGTLATYLRAWTKDLEEARRFLEAMGLFLEAAKRGKGGG; the protein is encoded by the coding sequence GTGGAGCGGGAAGAGATCCTGGCCTCCCTCGAGGCCAAACTCGCCCCCCTGGAGGCCAAAAGAAAGCGGGAACTCCTCCTGGCGGGGGCACTCCTTCTCCTCACCCCCTTCTGGGCCTACCTCCTCCTGGAGGCCTTCCAGGCCATGGGGGCCCGGGGGCTGGGCTCCCTCTGGGCCCTCCTCGTGGCCATCCCCCCGGGGCTCGCCCTGTGGCGCCTCGGCGTCCTCCGTTCCACCCTCAAGTGGGAACTCACCAAACCCCTCGCCGAAGCCCTGGGCTTCACCTACCTCCCCGCCCTTGGCCTGCCCCAGGCGGAGGCGGAAGCCTCCGGCCTCCTCCCCCGGGCGGACCGGTACGAGGGGGAGGACCTCCTAGAGGGGCGGGTGGGCCCCTTCGCCTTCCGTTCGGGGGACCTCGCCCTCTACCGCAAGGTGCGGACGAAAAACGGGACCCGCTACCAGCGCTTTTTCTCGGGCACCCTCTACCGCTTCGCCCTCCCCTTCGCCTTTCCCCAGGAGATCCGCCTCGCCCCCCAAGGGGCGGGGGTGCGGGCGGGCGGGGCCTCTCCCGCCCTTGTCCTCGGCTTCCTCGCCGTCTTCTGGGGGCTTCTCATCGCCGGCCTCCTCTTCGCCGAAGGGGAGAGGGAGGGGCTCCCCCTCGTGGTGGGCGGCTTCGCCCTCCTAAGCCTCCCCTTTCTCCTCTATGGCCTTATCTATGGCCTTAGCCTCTGGAAGCCCGGGGCAGGCCCTAAGGAACGGGTGGTCCTGGAGTCGGGGGCGTTTGAGCGCCTCTTTGACGCCTACGGGGACCAAATAGAGGCGAGGAAACTCCTCACCCCGAGGGTCCAGGAAGCGTTGGTGGAGTTCCGCCAAGCCCTAGGCAAGCCCTTCTGGGCGGCCTTCCGGGAAAACGAGGCGTGGATCCTGGTCCAGGGGAGAAACCGCTTTGAGCCGAACCTCTTCCGACCTTTGAACCAAGGGACGCTCGCAACTTACCTCCGGGCCTGGACCAAGGACCTGGAGGAGGCCCGGCGCTTTCTAGAGGCTATGGGGCTCTTCCTAGAGGCCGCCAAGCGGGGCAAGGGAGGAGGGTGA
- a CDS encoding LemA family protein — protein MGLAFALGLVALLVLGSFLTYNALVARKNGVENAFGAIEAYLKKRHDLIPNLVEAVKRYMAHERELLERLVELREKASGALREGNPEEDFRLEGEISRLLAQVRLRAEAYPDLKASQNFLQLQAALTEVEDSLAAARRFYNQAVTDYNNAIEQLPGRLLAPLMGLTRKPVFTLPEEERERPDLGKLFG, from the coding sequence ATGGGTCTAGCTTTTGCCCTGGGGTTGGTGGCGCTCCTTGTCCTAGGAAGTTTTCTCACCTACAACGCCCTCGTGGCCCGCAAGAACGGGGTGGAAAACGCCTTCGGCGCCATAGAGGCTTACCTCAAGAAGCGCCACGACCTCATCCCCAACCTGGTGGAGGCGGTGAAGCGCTACATGGCCCACGAGCGGGAGCTTCTGGAAAGGCTCGTGGAACTCCGGGAGAAGGCCTCCGGCGCCCTAAGGGAGGGGAACCCCGAGGAGGACTTCCGGCTTGAAGGGGAGATCTCCCGCCTCCTCGCCCAGGTGCGCCTCCGGGCGGAGGCCTACCCCGACCTGAAGGCCAGCCAGAACTTCCTCCAGCTCCAGGCGGCCCTTACGGAGGTGGAGGACTCCCTGGCCGCCGCCCGGCGCTTCTACAACCAGGCCGTCACCGACTACAACAACGCCATTGAACAACTGCCGGGCCGCCTCCTCGCCCCCCTCATGGGGCTCACCCGCAAGCCCGTCTTCACCCTCCCGGAGGAGGAGCGGGAGAGGCCCGATCTGGGGAAGCTCTTCGGGTAA
- a CDS encoding M20 family metallopeptidase: MVDRALRAAEAVEAKEVVDLLRALVRIPSHYPGPGEAGVAAYLEAYLKERGLKVFLQEVVPGRPNLVADLGEGEGGLLLEGHTDVVTPGDEARWTYPPYAGVVEGGRLYGRGACDMKGGLAALVGAMLAVKRALGKPKRPLRLAALVDEEGLMLGVKAFLRAGLAQGFRGALVAEPEEMEICLWQKGALRLRLPFPGRMAHGAMPYAGENPIPKAARFVVALKDLEERLQRAHAHPHLGLPYLTPTRFLASAGEGQLNVIPDRAEVALDVRTVPGVDHIGLVRELEGLAGVGVEVLEDRPPVETPQDDPLVQVAEEALRLLGLPVRFGGVPGATDGTFLRAWGRLPVVVMGPGNKTLPHQVDEWIDLGEVVLAARVYAAMAVLYLE; the protein is encoded by the coding sequence GTGGTAGACCGCGCCCTGCGGGCGGCGGAGGCCGTGGAGGCCAAGGAGGTGGTGGACCTCCTAAGGGCCCTGGTGCGCATCCCAAGCCACTACCCCGGGCCCGGGGAGGCGGGGGTGGCGGCGTACCTGGAGGCCTACCTTAAGGAGCGGGGGCTTAAGGTCTTCCTCCAAGAGGTGGTCCCGGGCCGGCCCAACCTGGTGGCGGACCTGGGGGAGGGGGAAGGGGGGCTCCTTTTGGAGGGCCACACGGACGTGGTCACGCCCGGGGACGAGGCCCGCTGGACCTACCCCCCTTACGCCGGGGTGGTGGAGGGAGGGAGGCTTTACGGCCGGGGGGCCTGCGACATGAAGGGGGGCCTCGCCGCCCTGGTGGGGGCCATGCTTGCGGTGAAGCGGGCCCTGGGAAAGCCCAAGCGCCCCCTTCGCCTCGCTGCCTTGGTGGACGAGGAAGGGTTGATGCTTGGGGTAAAGGCCTTCCTCCGGGCCGGGCTGGCCCAGGGCTTCCGGGGGGCCTTGGTGGCCGAGCCTGAGGAGATGGAGATTTGCCTTTGGCAGAAGGGCGCCTTGCGCCTGCGCCTCCCCTTCCCGGGCAGGATGGCCCACGGGGCCATGCCCTACGCCGGGGAGAATCCCATCCCCAAGGCGGCCCGCTTCGTGGTGGCGCTGAAGGACCTGGAGGAGCGCCTGCAACGGGCCCACGCCCACCCCCACCTAGGCCTCCCCTACCTCACCCCCACCCGCTTCCTGGCCAGCGCTGGGGAGGGGCAACTGAACGTCATTCCCGACCGGGCGGAGGTGGCCTTGGACGTGCGCACCGTGCCCGGGGTGGACCACATTGGCCTCGTGCGGGAACTGGAAGGGCTCGCCGGGGTGGGCGTGGAGGTGTTGGAGGACCGCCCCCCCGTGGAAACCCCCCAGGACGACCCCTTGGTCCAGGTGGCGGAGGAGGCCTTGCGGCTTCTGGGCCTACCCGTGCGGTTTGGGGGGGTGCCGGGGGCCACGGACGGTACCTTCCTAAGGGCGTGGGGCAGGCTTCCCGTGGTGGTCATGGGGCCGGGGAACAAAACCCTCCCCCACCAGGTGGACGAATGGATAGATCTAGGAGAGGTGGTCCTGGCGGCGCGGGTCTACGCCGCCATGGCGGTGCTCTACCTGGAGTAG